Proteins co-encoded in one Brassica rapa cultivar Chiifu-401-42 chromosome A02, CAAS_Brap_v3.01, whole genome shotgun sequence genomic window:
- the LOC103853350 gene encoding importin subunit alpha-3, with the protein MSLRPSAKTEVRRNRYKVAVDAEEGRRRREDHMVEIRKNKREENLQKKRREGISAAPQSGQVDLPSAKKLIENLPEMVAGIWSEDANLQLETTTLLRKLLSLEQNPPINDVVGSGVVPRVVTFLSRDDFPKLQFEAAWALTNIASGTSENTNVIIQSGAIPIFIHLLTSPNEEVREQAVWALGNVAGDSPKCRDLVLSLGAMLPLLSQFTEQTKLSMLRNATWTLSNFCRGKPQPSFEQTSPALPVLKKLVQSTDEEILTDACWALSYLSDSSNDKIQAVIDAGVIPRLIDLLAHSAPAVLIPALRTIGNIVTGDDTQTQTVLDHQVLPRLLHLLTNPYKKSIKKEACWTISNITAGCSQQIQGVIEAGIIQSLVGVLHNAEFEVKKEAAWGISNATSGGTHDQIKFLVSQGCIKPLCDLLTCPDPRILTVCLEALENILVVGEAVKSLGHTGEDNPYASMIDEAEGLEKIENLQSHDNNDIYQKAVKILETFWTEDDDEEGCNDENHAPQAGFQFGSANVAAAPGQFNFM; encoded by the exons ATGTCTCTGAGGCCTAGCGCGAAGACTGAGGTCCGACGTAACCGGTACAAAGTGGCCGTCGATGCGGAGGAGGGACGGCGGAGGCGAGAGGATCACATGGTTGAGATCAGGAAGAACAAGAGGGAAGAGAATCTCCAGAAGAAGCGACGCGAGGGGATCTCCGCCGCTCCTCAATCCGGACAGGTTGATCTTCCTTCTGCCAAGAAG TTGATAGAGAATCTACCGGAGATGGTTGCTGGGATATGGTCAGAGGATGCCAACTTACAACTCGAGACGACTACTCTCCTCAGGAAACTGCTTTCTCTTG agcaAAACCCTCCTATCAATGATGTTGTAGGATCTGGTGTTGTTCCTCGCGTTGTGACGTTTCTTTCGAGGGATGATTTTCCCAAACTTCAG TTTGAGGCGGCTTGGGCCCTCACCAACATTGCTTCAGGGACATCAGAGAACACTAATGTCATCATTCAGAGCGGTGCTATCCCCATATTCATCCATCTTCTCACCTCCCCTAATGAGGAAGTCCGCGAACAG GCTGTTTGGGCGCTGGGAAATGTTGCTGGAGACTCTCCAAAATGCCGTGATCTTGTCTTGAGTCTAGGTGCCATGTTGCCTCTTCTGTCTCAGTTCACTGAGCAGACAAAGCTCTCAATGCTTAGGAATGCTACTTGGACTTTGTCAAACTTCTGCCGAGGGAAGCCTCAGCCTTCTTTTGAACAG ACAAGCCCAGCTTTACCAGTTCTTAAGAAGCTTGTGCAATCAACAGATGAAGAAATTCTCACAGATGCTTGCTGGGCTCTGTCCTACCTCTCGGACAGCTCAAACGACAAGATACAGGCTGTTATCGATGCTGGCGTTATCCCTCGCCTCATCGACCTCTTAGC TCATTCGGCGCCGGCAGTGCTGATTCCTGCTCTTCGCACCATCGGAAACATTGTTACTGGCGATGATACACAGACTCAG ACGGTTCTCGACCATCAAGTGCTTCCTCGTCTATTGCACCTTCTTACAAACCCTTACAAGAAGAGTATCAAGAAGGAAGCTTGCTGGACCATCTCCAACATTACAGCTGGGTGTTCTCAACAGATACAA GGAGTGATTGAAGCTGGTATCATTCAGTCTCTTGTTGGGGTGCTCCATAACGCAGAGTTCGAAGTGAAAAAAGAAGCTGCTTGGGGGATCTCAAATGCTACTTCTGGTGGCACTCATGATCAAATCAA gTTTCTGGTGAGCCAAGGCTGTATCAAACCGCTGTGCGATCTTCTAACCTGCCCGGATCCAAGAATCTTGACGGTTTGTTTAGAAGCGTTGGAGAACATTCTGGTGGTTGGAGAAGCAGTGAAGAGCCTAGGTCATACCGGAGAGGATAACCCTTATGCTTCAATGATAGATGAAGCTGAAGGGCTCGAGAAGATTGAGAATCTTCAGAGCCACGACAACAACGATATATACCAAAAGGCGGTGAAAATTCTCGAAACGTTTTGGACTGAAGACGATGATGAAGAAGGATGTAACGATGAAAACCACGCTCCTCAAGCCGGTTTCCAGTTCGGAAGCGCTAACGTTGCTGCTGCTCCTGGTCAGTTCAACTTTATGTGA